TAAATCTTGAAACTATAGGCTACAGAGAATAACCATAGATCACATCGAATTGTCCATGCGGAATTAGGCTATACAAAAAGGGAACAACAGAAACGATAATAATTTACATTGTATGAATACTAAATAGTCTTTACGCAATCTTTAGTATAAAAGCCACTGATCCTTATGTTAGAATTATCAGTAGTCGGTGGAAACTTATCTAAGCATTACAGAAGTTTAGCTCCTGATTATTGAACAAGGGTTTCAACTGGAgttgaaattgaaatcagtggaaaacattaaaattttgaagaattctatatttggagaaaattttaaaaagtgaagATGTATAAGTTCGTGGCTCTATTTGTTGTCCTCTGCGGGATTAGCGTTGGATTTTCAACCCCAGTTCGAAAAGGTGTGTGATCTTATGAAAAGAACTTCAACTAAATACATTTTTCTTGTGATAATCACGAGAGATCACTTATTTATTATATCCATGTGTTTTATTCGCTAGCTGCCTATTACCGTCAGGCGTTACCACATAATGCCCGTCAGCAGACTGTGTATGGATTCCATTCTCAAAATAAACAGAGGCTCATCGATCAGCGTTCCACTGGAGTTTCTGCTTTCGCTGCAATTGCTCCTGGAACAAATCTGAAGGGTAAGTTATTACATCTCCCAAGCAAGACTTAGTCAACGAACGTTCGAATTAATTGACAGATTGCGAAAATACAGATTCTGAAAGTGCCGAACTGCCAGCCCAAGATGAGCAGGATGTGAATTCTGTTGTTGAAGCTCTCCCGGAGGCTGATTTTGTCCCAGTGGAAGACGAAACTCTGAACGATGCACCAATCGATAGCGATCAGGAAGCTGATGGAACGATTGCAAATGAACCCGCCGCAGTTCCAGCGTTGGCAGTACCGGATATGAAGAAGAAAGTTTCCGTTCAGATTGAATCCGATGAAGACGAAGAAGAGGTCCAGGTCAGTCGTGCCGGCGGAAAAGTTCCAGCTCTTCCAAATAGTTATTTCCCAATCAATTTTGGAAGCACCAATGGAGGAGCCATTGCTGTTGCAAACGCATACAGCACTGGAAAGGGAGGATCTGCCATCAGTACTGCTAATGCATACGGAAGACCAGCAGCAGCTGCGCTGAGGAGAATTTCGCCAGTCCAGCTGAGACGAAAACCCGCAAAGCTTCGCGccagaaaatattagaaaacaTGTAAAAGATGAAGAACATTCCATGCTATCAAGTGATACTCAAGTTTTCCGCAGGtttataaagtaaaaaaaaaactcaaaccgaTCAGCGTTTTAATTTTGCAATTTAAAAATCGTTCACTTTTTATCATAGTCCAAAGTGACTTACCGCAAAATCATTTCAAATAAAGGGTGGAACGATCAAGATTTGATCGAAGAAATATGAGTGTAGTTTGGTGcagtttttttatttgaaaaaaatattttagtagGTCTATCAATATCATACagagaaaaatattgattcgAGCTTCCGCCTTGCCAAATCCGAACAGCCGTGCCTGCCGCTTAACACTTGCCTTAATGTTTTGTTCTGcattaaaaaaagttatatgATTGATAAGGTAATCGAAGCATTTTTTTTAGAAGGCTAGGTATGATTGAAGGAAAATTTGGTCCATTGAATTgacttttgtagttttttatcgCCATTTGAAATTAGCTATTTTTTCAATGCATGCGTCATCTCTCTATAGGGCCCCAGAAGTGTTGGGAAAGTTGTGATCATTGGACACC
The Toxorhynchites rutilus septentrionalis strain SRP chromosome 2, ASM2978413v1, whole genome shotgun sequence genome window above contains:
- the LOC129771345 gene encoding uncharacterized protein LOC129771345 isoform X1, whose product is MYKFVALFVVLCGISVGFSTPVRKAAYYRQALPHNARQQTVYGFHSQNKQRLIDQRSTGVSAFAAIAPGTNLKDCENTDSESAELPAQDEQDVNSVVEALPEADFVPVEDETLNDAPIDSDQEADGTIANEPAAVPALAVPDMKKKVSVQIESDEDEEEVQVSRAGGKVPALPNSYFPINFGSTNGGAIAVANAYSTGKGGSAISTANAYGRPAAAALRRISPVQLRRKPAKLRARKY
- the LOC129771345 gene encoding uncharacterized protein LOC129771345 isoform X2, whose amino-acid sequence is MYKFVALFVVLCGISVGFSTPVRKAAYYRQALPHNARQQTVYGFHSQNKQRLIDQRSTGVSAFAAIAPGTNLKDSESAELPAQDEQDVNSVVEALPEADFVPVEDETLNDAPIDSDQEADGTIANEPAAVPALAVPDMKKKVSVQIESDEDEEEVQVSRAGGKVPALPNSYFPINFGSTNGGAIAVANAYSTGKGGSAISTANAYGRPAAAALRRISPVQLRRKPAKLRARKY